In Pleurocapsa sp. PCC 7319, the following are encoded in one genomic region:
- a CDS encoding glycosyltransferase family 4 protein, with the protein MKILIICSTFPYPPTKGRQQLRTFHFLEYLNSRHQITLLTRRSSEVTDDELEALREQVTELVVFTTAPKDKESLGLIDRAKRLGTFIQQGTPPDILDNYSPEMAAWINQAIADSQFEILACEDRLDEIYIDSQWHQKLGVVLDLHFSEYGKYKEQLKAGDSDNELKDQINLGLQKRYEQNYLEKFSAIVTVTAQDRRIVKKLEPESSITVIPNGVDLTKFPRRITNQGGQRIVFVGNMDRPVNIDAARFLALEVFPAIRQRYPEAALELVGAKPVAEILELNDLPGIIVTGKVTSVVEYLHWATVCVIPIRQGYGLRNRTLESMAAGVPVVGSDRALAGFEVDGSTVPLRAMRANTLEEYIYAIGRLFSEPKLRERLSENGRSLVETEYTWDKVGQKYEQVLIDTPTLNT; encoded by the coding sequence ATGAAAATTCTCATTATTTGCTCTACTTTTCCTTATCCTCCAACCAAAGGTAGACAACAGTTAAGAACATTTCATTTCCTCGAGTATCTTAATTCTCGTCATCAGATTACTTTGCTCACTCGTCGTAGTTCTGAGGTTACTGATGATGAACTCGAAGCTCTCCGAGAACAGGTAACAGAATTAGTAGTATTTACAACTGCACCAAAAGATAAAGAATCTTTGGGGTTAATTGATCGCGCCAAGCGATTGGGGACATTTATTCAACAGGGAACACCGCCAGATATTTTAGACAACTATTCTCCAGAAATGGCAGCTTGGATTAATCAGGCGATCGCTGACTCCCAATTTGAGATCTTAGCTTGTGAAGATCGTTTGGATGAAATTTATATTGATTCTCAATGGCATCAAAAATTGGGAGTAGTATTAGATTTACATTTTTCTGAGTATGGCAAATACAAGGAACAGCTAAAAGCGGGAGATTCGGATAACGAGCTTAAAGATCAAATTAATCTGGGGTTACAAAAACGTTATGAACAAAACTATTTAGAAAAATTTAGCGCGATTGTAACTGTAACAGCTCAAGATCGTCGTATAGTCAAAAAACTAGAGCCAGAAAGTTCAATTACCGTCATTCCCAATGGTGTAGATTTAACTAAATTTCCTCGCCGAATTACCAATCAAGGGGGGCAAAGAATTGTCTTTGTGGGCAATATGGATCGACCCGTCAATATTGATGCAGCACGCTTTTTAGCTTTAGAAGTATTTCCGGCAATTCGCCAGCGTTATCCTGAGGCGGCACTAGAATTAGTTGGGGCGAAACCTGTAGCCGAAATTCTAGAGTTAAATGATTTACCAGGGATTATCGTGACGGGAAAAGTGACCAGTGTAGTGGAATATCTTCATTGGGCAACTGTCTGCGTAATTCCCATTCGTCAGGGATATGGCTTGAGAAATCGCACTCTGGAGTCGATGGCGGCAGGAGTTCCAGTGGTGGGAAGCGACCGCGCTTTGGCCGGATTTGAAGTTGACGGGTCAACTGTTCCCCTCAGAGCTATGCGAGCTAATACTCTAGAAGAGTATATTTATGCGATCGGTCGTTTGTTTTCCGAACCTAAACTCAGAGAAAGGCTCTCCGAAAATGGACGTTCTCTGGTAGAAACGGAGTATACCTGGGATAAAGTCGGACAAAAATACGAGCAAGTGTTAATTGATACTCCCACTTTAAATACATAG
- a CDS encoding HEAT repeat domain-containing protein: protein MSDIQLLIDAVNKADSADLLLETVEDLAETKDRAAIPTLVEVLGFNNPGASVAAVDGLIQIGDPVVPYLLSNLDDYNYGARAWATRVFAGIGDPDALDLLLKAAVTDFSQSVRRAAAKGLGSIKWFKLPPEQIISAQQKVLKTLLLATEDGEWVVRYAAVVGLEALANTLATSQPELLSAIEVRFQELIDSETEVAIVARIKYCLRQSQEMSDDVINCSNS, encoded by the coding sequence ATGTCTGATATTCAATTACTTATAGATGCAGTAAATAAAGCAGATTCTGCTGATTTATTACTAGAGACAGTAGAAGATTTAGCAGAGACTAAGGATCGAGCTGCTATTCCTACTTTAGTCGAAGTTTTAGGCTTCAATAATCCTGGTGCATCCGTGGCTGCAGTTGATGGTTTAATCCAAATTGGCGACCCAGTTGTTCCTTATTTATTGAGCAATCTGGACGATTATAATTATGGTGCTAGAGCCTGGGCAACCAGAGTATTTGCCGGTATTGGCGATCCTGATGCTCTTGATTTATTGCTCAAAGCTGCGGTGACTGATTTTTCTCAGAGTGTGCGTCGTGCAGCAGCTAAAGGTCTAGGTAGTATTAAATGGTTCAAGTTGCCCCCAGAGCAAATAATCTCTGCGCAACAAAAAGTTCTAAAAACTCTATTGTTGGCGACAGAAGATGGAGAATGGGTAGTTCGTTATGCTGCTGTTGTTGGCTTAGAAGCCTTGGCCAATACTTTGGCAACCAGTCAGCCTGAATTGTTATCAGCAATTGAAGTTAGATTTCAAGAACTAATTGATAGTGAAACAGAGGTAGCTATAGTCGCACGGATTAAATATTGTTTACGACAATCTCAGGAAATGAGTGATGATGTCATAAATTGCTCAAACAGCTAA
- a CDS encoding YidH family protein: MSKNMPSNNTELAKERNRAAAERTLMAWIRTCLSLISFGFGVDQIIMALQKSLIYGEIDPHHLTRILGLSFIGIGTCAIILAALEHRQELRRIQNENYRYQARSSLAFSVAVSIFITGLFAFLGIVLKSYLN; encoded by the coding sequence ATGTCCAAAAATATGCCGAGTAACAATACCGAATTAGCCAAAGAGCGTAACCGTGCTGCTGCCGAAAGAACTTTGATGGCTTGGATTCGTACCTGTTTATCTTTAATCAGTTTTGGCTTTGGGGTCGATCAAATTATTATGGCGTTACAAAAATCTCTGATTTATGGGGAGATTGATCCACATCATTTAACCAGAATTTTAGGACTTTCTTTTATTGGTATCGGTACTTGTGCTATTATTCTGGCTGCTTTAGAACATCGTCAAGAATTACGTCGCATTCAAAATGAAAATTATAGATATCAGGCTCGCTCCTCTTTAGCCTTTAGTGTAGCAGTATCTATATTTATCACTGGTTTATTTGCGTTTCTGGGGATTGTCCTCAAATCTTATTTAAATTAA
- a CDS encoding phosphotransacetylase family protein, translating into MAKSAKHLLIASTEAYSGKSTTILGLSHLSLQREISVGYGQPLATDLRENSRDTKKTEDVNFLATTLKLSSNQVKTPLLFLDRHTINRRLQGDDQEDYAQALQEYVKQIEADLVLLKGPSNLWEGGIFNLSVPEIAAAVDASILLVARYHPLMLVDSLLTAKKFLGDRLLGVVINDIPQAELTTASETIKPYLENQEIPILGMIPTDRILNSVSVQEIATRLDAEVLCCSEHLDWMVESLSIGAMNVNSALGYFRNRENMAVVTGGDRAELQMAALETSTHCLILTGRIPPKELIIERAESLDIPILSVDTDTLTTVEVVDNSFGKVPIQEGIKVKQIQDLMQQHFDIDRLIQKLGLEVVRSV; encoded by the coding sequence GTGGCGAAATCTGCTAAACATCTTCTGATAGCTTCAACTGAGGCTTATAGTGGCAAATCTACAACTATTTTAGGTTTGAGTCATTTATCTTTACAAAGGGAAATATCTGTTGGCTACGGACAACCTTTGGCAACCGATCTCAGAGAAAATTCAAGGGACACTAAAAAAACAGAAGATGTAAATTTTCTGGCAACCACTCTAAAGTTATCATCCAATCAAGTTAAAACCCCTTTATTATTTCTCGATCGTCATACAATTAATCGACGTTTGCAAGGAGACGATCAAGAAGATTATGCTCAAGCCTTACAAGAATATGTCAAACAGATAGAAGCAGACTTAGTTTTATTAAAAGGTCCTAGTAATCTTTGGGAAGGTGGTATTTTTAACTTGTCTGTACCAGAAATTGCCGCGGCAGTCGATGCCTCAATACTCTTGGTCGCCCGTTATCATCCCCTGATGTTGGTGGATAGCTTATTGACAGCGAAAAAGTTTTTAGGAGATCGTCTCTTAGGAGTTGTCATTAATGATATACCCCAAGCAGAATTAACTACTGCTAGCGAGACAATCAAACCTTACCTAGAAAACCAAGAAATTCCTATTTTGGGAATGATACCGACAGATCGGATTCTTAATAGTGTTAGTGTCCAAGAAATAGCTACTAGATTAGATGCCGAGGTTTTATGTTGTTCCGAACATTTAGACTGGATGGTAGAAAGCCTAAGTATTGGAGCTATGAACGTCAACTCAGCTTTAGGATATTTCCGCAATAGAGAAAATATGGCGGTGGTTACTGGTGGCGATCGCGCTGAATTGCAAATGGCAGCTCTAGAGACTTCGACTCATTGCTTGATCTTAACTGGTAGGATTCCCCCCAAAGAATTGATTATTGAGCGTGCCGAAAGTTTAGATATTCCTATTTTATCAGTAGATACAGATACTTTGACTACAGTGGAAGTTGTTGATAATTCTTTTGGAAAAGTACCGATCCAAGAAGGAATTAAAGTAAAACAGATTCAAGATTTAATGCAACAGCATTTTGATATTGACAGACTGATTCAAAAGCTTGGTTTGGAAGTGGTGAGATCGGTTTAG
- a CDS encoding murein transglycosylase A: protein MSKSISTFCFSLSAIAVTSWGQIVHAAPLQSVSPKHIQHLGLDQKLSNHELDSQRHTINQCRIDSNCPEIQSSHTTASGWNETQRQALQQAIDHSLFYLSTPKAAQSYRKYANSDFNLDRVKRSLVRFKELLLTTDSPIALSQAVKEEFVFYQSVGKDRQGKVDFTGYFEPTYTASRVRTEEYRYPLYRKPANFDRWTSPHPTRAQLEGKDGLAENKSVLKGQELVWLSDRLEAFLIQVQGSAKLNLTDGSTMTVGYGGTTNYPYVSIGKELVNDGLFELEELSLPKVLDYFATHPQELDRYIPRNKRFVFFRETGGKPPTGSLGVPVTGDRSIATDKSLMPPGALALIVAPIPDLESTENIKPRLVSRYVLDQDTGSAIKGAGRVDIFLGSGDVAGERAGRINGSGNLFYLLLKE, encoded by the coding sequence ATGAGCAAGTCTATTTCTACTTTCTGTTTTAGCCTAAGTGCGATCGCAGTTACCTCTTGGGGGCAAATCGTTCATGCTGCTCCCTTACAGTCAGTTTCCCCGAAACATATTCAGCATCTTGGCTTAGATCAGAAGTTAAGCAACCATGAGCTTGATTCTCAAAGACATACGATCAATCAATGTCGTATTGATTCAAATTGTCCTGAGATTCAATCTAGTCACACAACAGCTTCTGGTTGGAACGAAACTCAGCGTCAAGCTCTACAACAGGCAATCGATCATAGTCTTTTTTACCTAAGTACACCTAAAGCAGCTCAAAGTTATCGTAAATATGCCAACTCGGATTTTAACTTAGATCGTGTTAAGCGATCGCTAGTTAGATTTAAAGAATTATTGTTAACCACCGACTCTCCCATAGCTTTGTCACAAGCTGTGAAAGAAGAATTTGTCTTTTATCAGTCTGTAGGTAAAGATCGACAGGGAAAAGTTGATTTTACAGGCTATTTTGAACCAACATACACCGCTAGCCGAGTTCGTACAGAGGAATATCGCTATCCTCTATATCGTAAACCGGCAAATTTTGACCGTTGGACATCTCCTCACCCCACTCGCGCCCAGTTAGAAGGCAAAGATGGTTTGGCGGAAAATAAAAGTGTTTTAAAAGGTCAAGAACTTGTTTGGTTGAGCGATCGCTTAGAAGCATTTTTAATTCAGGTACAAGGTTCGGCCAAGTTAAACCTTACCGATGGTAGCACCATGACTGTTGGTTACGGCGGTACGACTAATTATCCTTACGTTAGCATCGGCAAAGAATTGGTTAATGATGGTCTCTTTGAGCTGGAGGAGTTGAGTCTACCAAAGGTGCTTGATTATTTTGCTACCCATCCCCAAGAATTGGATCGATATATTCCCCGCAATAAACGTTTTGTATTCTTCCGCGAGACTGGTGGTAAGCCACCTACAGGTAGTTTAGGTGTTCCTGTTACTGGCGATCGCTCTATTGCCACTGATAAATCTTTGATGCCTCCAGGAGCATTAGCTCTAATTGTTGCCCCCATTCCCGATCTAGAATCAACCGAGAACATTAAGCCACGGTTAGTTAGTCGCTATGTCTTAGATCAAGATACAGGAAGCGCGATCAAAGGTGCCGGCAGAGTTGATATTTTCTTGGGTAGTGGTGATGTTGCCGGGGAAAGAGCAGGAAGAATTAATGGAAGTGGCAACTTATTTTATTTATTGTTGAAAGAATAA
- a CDS encoding heavy-metal-associated domain-containing protein encodes MTINLQVPSMVCDGCVTTVTEAITTHEPEAKVEINLDTKQVKVETNASEESIKQIITAAGHTVE; translated from the coding sequence ATGACAATAAATCTTCAAGTACCAAGTATGGTTTGTGATGGCTGTGTAACAACAGTTACCGAAGCTATTACTACTCATGAACCAGAGGCAAAAGTTGAAATTAATCTTGATACCAAACAAGTAAAGGTTGAAACTAACGCTTCAGAAGAATCCATTAAGCAAATTATTACCGCAGCCGGTCATACTGTGGAGTAA
- a CDS encoding FAD-dependent monooxygenase has product MAQVVIVGAGPTGATMALLLIKRGIKVKLIEASRDFKRLFRGEGLMPSGLDALEQMGLLELVADIPHQSFAAWEFILSGRTLFKVSEPIEPGGKPCTTVSQPHLLAAIVQQAEKYSEFEFIQGEAVKDILSSNQRVSGVRLGSGREITADLVIAADGRNSLLRKQAGLNLTQLQSNIDILWFKLDSGSLLQSENIFYSILHERDGFGLFRASEGQLHIGWGLHSDDDFDWRKIDWAEKLAAASPPWLAEHILNNRDTLTQPLLLSVIVGRCDRWSIPGLLLLGDAVHPMSPIRAQGINMAFRDVIVAANHLVPLLIQAEINLSQIDSVLLQIQQEREPEIIRIQKLQAQEMAQAEMLHKSALLRWGARTFTPIIRPGIRASWLKRQKQLRQGVTPVHLAV; this is encoded by the coding sequence ATGGCGCAAGTTGTAATTGTTGGAGCCGGTCCCACTGGGGCAACCATGGCACTACTCTTAATCAAAAGAGGAATCAAGGTCAAGCTAATAGAAGCATCCCGTGATTTTAAACGATTGTTTCGCGGAGAAGGATTGATGCCCAGTGGTTTAGATGCCTTGGAACAAATGGGGTTACTAGAATTAGTAGCTGATATTCCCCATCAATCTTTTGCTGCTTGGGAATTTATATTATCTGGGCGGACTCTATTTAAAGTATCTGAACCGATAGAGCCAGGGGGTAAACCATGCACTACAGTTTCCCAACCTCATCTACTCGCAGCAATTGTTCAACAAGCAGAGAAATATTCAGAGTTTGAATTTATCCAGGGAGAAGCTGTCAAAGATATTTTAAGTTCTAATCAAAGAGTTTCAGGGGTCAGATTAGGTTCTGGACGAGAAATAACTGCCGATTTAGTAATTGCTGCCGATGGTCGCAATTCTCTGCTGCGAAAACAGGCAGGTTTAAATTTAACCCAACTGCAAAGTAATATAGATATTCTCTGGTTTAAACTTGATTCTGGCTCATTGCTTCAATCAGAAAATATATTTTATTCAATTCTGCATGAACGAGACGGATTTGGTTTATTTCGTGCTTCTGAAGGTCAGTTGCACATCGGCTGGGGATTACACTCTGATGATGATTTTGACTGGAGAAAAATAGATTGGGCAGAAAAACTCGCAGCAGCTTCTCCCCCTTGGTTGGCAGAACATATACTCAATAATCGCGATACTCTGACTCAACCTCTCCTGTTGTCTGTAATTGTTGGTCGTTGCGATCGCTGGTCAATTCCTGGATTACTCTTACTAGGAGACGCAGTCCATCCTATGTCACCGATCCGCGCTCAAGGTATTAATATGGCGTTTCGTGATGTTATTGTCGCTGCTAATCATCTAGTTCCCTTATTAATCCAAGCAGAAATTAATCTGAGCCAAATTGATTCAGTACTACTGCAAATTCAACAAGAACGAGAACCCGAAATCATCCGCATCCAAAAGTTACAAGCACAAGAAATGGCACAAGCAGAAATGTTACATAAAAGTGCTTTACTTCGCTGGGGTGCTAGAACTTTCACTCCGATTATTCGCCCTGGTATTCGTGCTTCCTGGTTAAAACGACAAAAACAATTACGCCAGGGTGTTACCCCAGTTCATTTAGCTGTTTGA